A single genomic interval of Antechinus flavipes isolate AdamAnt ecotype Samford, QLD, Australia chromosome 1, AdamAnt_v2, whole genome shotgun sequence harbors:
- the DERL3 gene encoding derlin-3 isoform X3 — MAQRGLAAEFWQVPAVTRAYTAACVLTTAAVQLELITPFQLYFNPDLIFRKFQVWRLVTNFLFFGPLGFSFFFNMLFLSQLFGLLASLFFLGQAFTIMLVYVWSRRNPYLRMNFFGLLNFQAPFLPWVLMAFSLLLGNSILVDLLGIAVGHIYYFLEDVFPNQPGGKKLLLTPGFLKLIFDAPEEDPNYRPLPEERPAGDPGDQQ, encoded by the exons ATGGCGCAGCGGGGCCTGGCGGCCGAATTCTGGCAGGTGCCGGCGGTGACGCGCGCTTACACGGCAGCCTGCGTGCTGACCACAGCGGCCGTG CAGCTGGAGCTCATCACCCCCTTCCAGCTTTACTTCAACCCTGACCTCATCTTCAGGAAGTTCCAG GTGTGGAGGCTCGTCACCAACTTCCTCTTCTTCGGGCCCCTGGGCTTCAGCTTCTTCTTCAACATGCTCTTCCT CTCGCAGCTCTTCGGGCTCCTGGCCAGCCTCTTCTTCCTGGGCCAGGCCTTCACCATCATGCTGGTGTACGTGTGGAGCCGCCGCAACCCCTACCTGCGCATGAACTTTTTTGGCCTGCTCAACTTCCAGGCGCCCTTCCTGCCCTGGGTGCTCATGGCCTTCTCCCTGCTCCTGGGCAACTCCATCTTGGTGGATCTGCTGG GGATCGCTGTGGGTCACATCTACTACTTCCTTGAAGATGTCTTTCCCAACCAACCAGGGGGCAAGAAGCTCCTGCTCACCCCGGGCTTCCT GAAGCTGATCTTCGACGCCCCTGAAGAGGACCCCAATTACAGACCCCTTCCTGAGGAGCGGCCGGCCGGGGACCCTGGGGACCAGCAGTGA
- the SMARCB1 gene encoding SWI/SNF-related matrix-associated actin-dependent regulator of chromatin subfamily B member 1 isoform X2 yields the protein MMMMALSKTFGQKPVKFQLEEDGEFYMIGSEVGNYLRMFRGSLYKRYPSLWRRLATVEERKKIVASSHDHGYTTLATSVTLLKASEVEEILDGNDEKYKAVSISTEPPTYLREQKAKRNSQWVPTLPNSSHHLDAVPCSTTINRNRMGRDKKRTFPLCFDDHDPAVIHENASQPEVLVPIRLDMEIDGQKLRDAFTWNMNEKLMTPEMFSEILCDDLDLNPLTFVPAIASAIRQQIESYPTDSLLEDQSDQRVIIKLNIHVGNISLVDQFEWDMSEKENSPEKFALKLCSELGLGGEFVTTIAYSIRGQLSWHQKTYAFSENPLPTVEIAIRNTGDADQWCPLLETLTDAEMEKKIRDQDRNTRRMRRLANTAPAW from the exons ATGATGATGATGGCTCTGAGCAAGACGTTCGGCCAGAAGCCGGTGAAGTTCCAGCTGGAGGAGGACGGCGAGTTCTACATGATCGGATCGGAG GTGGGGAACTACTTGCGCATGTTCCGGGGGTCTCTGTACAAGAGGTACCCCTCCCTGTGGAGGCGCCTTGCCACcgtggaggagaggaagaaaattgtgGCGTCATCACATG ATCACGGCTACACCACCCTGGCCACCAGCGTGACCCTGCTGAAAGCCTCTGAGGTCGAGGAGATACTCGACGGCAACGACGAGAAGTACAAGGCCGTGTCCATCAGCACGGAGCCTCCCACCTACCTCAG ggaACAGAAGGCCAAGAGGAACAGCCAGTGGGTGCCCACGTTGCCGAACAGCTCCCACCACCTGGACGCCGTGCCCTGTTCCACCACCATCAACAGGAACCGCATGGGCCGAGATAAGAAGAGGACCTTTCCTCTCTG CTTCGATGACCACGACCCCGCGGTGATTCACGAGAACGCGTCCCAGCCCGAGGTTCTGGTCCCTATTAGGCTGGACATGGAGATCGACGGGCAGAAGCTGAGAGACGCTTTCACGTGGAACATGAACG AGAAGCTGATGACCCCCGAGATGTTCTCGGAGATCCTCTGCGACGACCTCGACCTGAACCCCCTCACCTTCGTCCCCGCCATCGCCTCGGCCATCCGGCAGCAGATCGAGTCCTACCCCACCGACAGCCTCCTGGAGGACCAGTCGGACCAGCGGGTCATCATCAAG CTGAACATCCACGTGGGCAACATCTCCCTGGTGGACCAGTTCGAGTGGGACATGTCGGAGAAGGAGAACTCCCCGGAGAAGTTCGCGCTGAAGCTCTGCTCCGAGCTGGGCCTGGGGGGCGAGTTCGTCACCACCATCGCCTACAGCATCCGCGGCCAGCTCAGCTGGCACCAGAAGACCTACGCCTTCAG TGAGAACCCTCTGCCCACCGTGGAGATCGCCATTCGCAACACCGGCGACGCCGACCAGTGGTGCCCCCTCCTGGAGACCCTGACGGACGccgagatggagaagaaaatccGGGACCAGGACAGGAACACCAG GAGGATGAGGCGCTTGGCCAACACCGCGCCCGCCTGGTAG
- the DERL3 gene encoding derlin-3 isoform X2, translated as MAQRGLAAEFWQVPAVTRAYTAACVLTTAAVLELITPFQLYFNPDLIFRKFQVWRLVTNFLFFGPLGFSFFFNMLFLYRYCRMLEEGSFRGRTADFVFMFLFGGVLMTLFGLLASLFFLGQAFTIMLVYVWSRRNPYLRMNFFGLLNFQAPFLPWVLMAFSLLLGNSILVDLLGIAVGHIYYFLEDVFPNQPGGKKLLLTPGFLKLIFDAPEEDPNYRPLPEERPAGDPGDQQ; from the exons ATGGCGCAGCGGGGCCTGGCGGCCGAATTCTGGCAGGTGCCGGCGGTGACGCGCGCTTACACGGCAGCCTGCGTGCTGACCACAGCGGCCGTG CTGGAGCTCATCACCCCCTTCCAGCTTTACTTCAACCCTGACCTCATCTTCAGGAAGTTCCAG GTGTGGAGGCTCGTCACCAACTTCCTCTTCTTCGGGCCCCTGGGCTTCAGCTTCTTCTTCAACATGCTCTTCCT CTACAGGTACTGCCGCATGCTGGAGGAGGGGTCCTTCCGCGGCCGCACGGCCGACTTCGTCTTCATGTTCCTCTTCGGCGGAGTCCTCATGACA CTCTTCGGGCTCCTGGCCAGCCTCTTCTTCCTGGGCCAGGCCTTCACCATCATGCTGGTGTACGTGTGGAGCCGCCGCAACCCCTACCTGCGCATGAACTTTTTTGGCCTGCTCAACTTCCAGGCGCCCTTCCTGCCCTGGGTGCTCATGGCCTTCTCCCTGCTCCTGGGCAACTCCATCTTGGTGGATCTGCTGG GGATCGCTGTGGGTCACATCTACTACTTCCTTGAAGATGTCTTTCCCAACCAACCAGGGGGCAAGAAGCTCCTGCTCACCCCGGGCTTCCT GAAGCTGATCTTCGACGCCCCTGAAGAGGACCCCAATTACAGACCCCTTCCTGAGGAGCGGCCGGCCGGGGACCCTGGGGACCAGCAGTGA
- the MMP11 gene encoding stromelysin-3, which translates to MAPAPARSRCPLRLPGALILLPLLLSYPVLARPAPPPPDSALREDGRQLEAVPEAAASEPEVPRRAPAQGRPRCGVPDLPPGLRLQTRQKRFVLSGGRWEKVHLTYRILRFPWQLLKEQVRQMMAEALGVWSSVTPLTFTEVREGRADIMIDFTRYRHGDNLPFDGPGGILAHAFFPKTHREGDVHFDYDETWTIGNNLGTDLLQVAAHEFGHVLGLQHSTEAKALMSPFYTFRYPLSLSPDDRRGIQHLYGRRLMPRPGPETPPAPGPAGPRSRAPPTPWPGDTDTNEISLEPDACDTDFDAAATIRGELFFFKSGFVWRLREGRLQPGYPALASRHWQGLPAGLDAAFEDPEGNIWFFQGSQYWVYAGEQPLLGPAPLSDLGLASRAVQAALVWGTGRSKIYFFHGGSYWRFRTSTRRVDGPSPRRTTDWRGVPAEISAAFQDSHGYAYFLHGGQYWKFDPVKVRVLEGFPRPIGQDFFGCSGPAPPPSNAFR; encoded by the exons ATGGCCCCAGCCCCGGCCCGCAGTCGCTGCCCGCTCCGGCTCCCTGGAGCCCTCATCCTGCTCCCGCTGCTGCTCTCGTACCCGGTCCTGGCCCGGCCAGCCCCGCCGCCGCCC GACTCGGCCCTCAGGGAGGATGGACGCCAGCTCGAGGCTGTTCCCGAGGCTGCGGCCTCCGAGCCGGAGGTCCCCCGGCGGGCCCCGGCTCAGGGCCGCCCCCGCTGCGGGGTACCCGACCTGCCCCCCGGATTACGCCTCCAGACCCGGCAAAAACGCTTCGTGCTGTCGGGGGGGCGCTGGGAGAAGGTCCACCTCACCTATAG AATCCTGCGCTTCCCCTGGCAGCTGCTCAAGGAGCAGGTGCGGCAGATGATGGCCGAGGCCTTGGGGGTGTGGAGCAGCGTGACCCCGCTCACCTTCACCGAGGTGCGGGAGGGCAGGGCCGACATCATGATCGACTTCACCAG GTACAGGCATGGGGACAACCTCCCTTTCGACGGCCCCGGGGGCATATTGGCCCACGCCTTCTTCCCCAAGACCCACCGTGAGGGTGACGTGCACTTTGACTATGATGAGACCTGGACCATTGGGAACAATTTGG GCACAGACTTGCTCCAGGTGGCAGCCCACGAGTTCGGCCATGTTCTGGGCCTCCAGCACTCGACTGAAGCCAAAGCCCTGATGTCCCCCTTCTACACTTTCCGCTATCCTCTGAGCCTGAGCCCTGACGACCGGCGGGGAATCCAGCACCTGTATGGACGGCGGCTCATGCCCCGGCCCGGCCCAGAGACCCCTCCAGCCCCGGGCCCCGCCGGGCCCCGCTCCCGAGCGCCTCCCACGCCCTGGCCGGGCGACACGGACACCAATGAGATCTCCTTGGAG CCGGACGCCTGTGACACGGACTTCGATGCCGCGGCCACCATCCGGGGGGAGCTCTTCTTCTTCAAGTCGGGCTTCGTCTGGAGGCTGAGAGAGGGCCGGCTCCAGCCCGGCTACCCGGCGCTGGCTTCCCGCCACTGGCAAGGTCTGCCCGCCGGCCTCGATGCCGCCTTTGAGGATCCAGAGGGCAACATCTGGTTTTTCCAGG GCTCTCAGTACTGGGTGTATGCCGGGGAGCAGCCCCTGCTGGGCCCCGCGCCGCTCTCCGACCTGGGGCTGGCGAGCCGGGCCGTCCAGGCGGCGCTGGTCTGGGGGACGGGGAGGAGCAAGATCTACTTCTTCCACGGGGGCAGCTACTGGCGTTTCCGGACCAGCACGCGGCGCGTCGACGGCCCCTCCCCGCGGAGGACCACTGACTGGCGGGGCGTTCCCGCCGAGATCAGCGCCGCCTTCCAGGACAGTCACG gctATGCTTACTTCCTCCACGGTGGCCAGTACTGGAAGTTTGACCCAGTGAAGGTGAGAGTCCTGGAGGGCTTCCCACGCCCCATTGGCCAGGACTTCTTTGGCTGCTCGGGACCGGCTCCCCCCCCTTCCAACGCCTTCCGCTGA
- the SMARCB1 gene encoding SWI/SNF-related matrix-associated actin-dependent regulator of chromatin subfamily B member 1 isoform X1 has protein sequence MMMMALSKTFGQKPVKFQLEEDGEFYMIGSEVGNYLRMFRGSLYKRYPSLWRRLATVEERKKIVASSHGKKSKPSAKDHGYTTLATSVTLLKASEVEEILDGNDEKYKAVSISTEPPTYLREQKAKRNSQWVPTLPNSSHHLDAVPCSTTINRNRMGRDKKRTFPLCFDDHDPAVIHENASQPEVLVPIRLDMEIDGQKLRDAFTWNMNEKLMTPEMFSEILCDDLDLNPLTFVPAIASAIRQQIESYPTDSLLEDQSDQRVIIKLNIHVGNISLVDQFEWDMSEKENSPEKFALKLCSELGLGGEFVTTIAYSIRGQLSWHQKTYAFSENPLPTVEIAIRNTGDADQWCPLLETLTDAEMEKKIRDQDRNTRRMRRLANTAPAW, from the exons ATGATGATGATGGCTCTGAGCAAGACGTTCGGCCAGAAGCCGGTGAAGTTCCAGCTGGAGGAGGACGGCGAGTTCTACATGATCGGATCGGAG GTGGGGAACTACTTGCGCATGTTCCGGGGGTCTCTGTACAAGAGGTACCCCTCCCTGTGGAGGCGCCTTGCCACcgtggaggagaggaagaaaattgtgGCGTCATCACATGGTAAAAAATCCAAACCTAGCGCTAAGG ATCACGGCTACACCACCCTGGCCACCAGCGTGACCCTGCTGAAAGCCTCTGAGGTCGAGGAGATACTCGACGGCAACGACGAGAAGTACAAGGCCGTGTCCATCAGCACGGAGCCTCCCACCTACCTCAG ggaACAGAAGGCCAAGAGGAACAGCCAGTGGGTGCCCACGTTGCCGAACAGCTCCCACCACCTGGACGCCGTGCCCTGTTCCACCACCATCAACAGGAACCGCATGGGCCGAGATAAGAAGAGGACCTTTCCTCTCTG CTTCGATGACCACGACCCCGCGGTGATTCACGAGAACGCGTCCCAGCCCGAGGTTCTGGTCCCTATTAGGCTGGACATGGAGATCGACGGGCAGAAGCTGAGAGACGCTTTCACGTGGAACATGAACG AGAAGCTGATGACCCCCGAGATGTTCTCGGAGATCCTCTGCGACGACCTCGACCTGAACCCCCTCACCTTCGTCCCCGCCATCGCCTCGGCCATCCGGCAGCAGATCGAGTCCTACCCCACCGACAGCCTCCTGGAGGACCAGTCGGACCAGCGGGTCATCATCAAG CTGAACATCCACGTGGGCAACATCTCCCTGGTGGACCAGTTCGAGTGGGACATGTCGGAGAAGGAGAACTCCCCGGAGAAGTTCGCGCTGAAGCTCTGCTCCGAGCTGGGCCTGGGGGGCGAGTTCGTCACCACCATCGCCTACAGCATCCGCGGCCAGCTCAGCTGGCACCAGAAGACCTACGCCTTCAG TGAGAACCCTCTGCCCACCGTGGAGATCGCCATTCGCAACACCGGCGACGCCGACCAGTGGTGCCCCCTCCTGGAGACCCTGACGGACGccgagatggagaagaaaatccGGGACCAGGACAGGAACACCAG GAGGATGAGGCGCTTGGCCAACACCGCGCCCGCCTGGTAG
- the DERL3 gene encoding derlin-3 isoform X1, protein MAQRGLAAEFWQVPAVTRAYTAACVLTTAAVQLELITPFQLYFNPDLIFRKFQVWRLVTNFLFFGPLGFSFFFNMLFLYRYCRMLEEGSFRGRTADFVFMFLFGGVLMTLFGLLASLFFLGQAFTIMLVYVWSRRNPYLRMNFFGLLNFQAPFLPWVLMAFSLLLGNSILVDLLGIAVGHIYYFLEDVFPNQPGGKKLLLTPGFLKLIFDAPEEDPNYRPLPEERPAGDPGDQQ, encoded by the exons ATGGCGCAGCGGGGCCTGGCGGCCGAATTCTGGCAGGTGCCGGCGGTGACGCGCGCTTACACGGCAGCCTGCGTGCTGACCACAGCGGCCGTG CAGCTGGAGCTCATCACCCCCTTCCAGCTTTACTTCAACCCTGACCTCATCTTCAGGAAGTTCCAG GTGTGGAGGCTCGTCACCAACTTCCTCTTCTTCGGGCCCCTGGGCTTCAGCTTCTTCTTCAACATGCTCTTCCT CTACAGGTACTGCCGCATGCTGGAGGAGGGGTCCTTCCGCGGCCGCACGGCCGACTTCGTCTTCATGTTCCTCTTCGGCGGAGTCCTCATGACA CTCTTCGGGCTCCTGGCCAGCCTCTTCTTCCTGGGCCAGGCCTTCACCATCATGCTGGTGTACGTGTGGAGCCGCCGCAACCCCTACCTGCGCATGAACTTTTTTGGCCTGCTCAACTTCCAGGCGCCCTTCCTGCCCTGGGTGCTCATGGCCTTCTCCCTGCTCCTGGGCAACTCCATCTTGGTGGATCTGCTGG GGATCGCTGTGGGTCACATCTACTACTTCCTTGAAGATGTCTTTCCCAACCAACCAGGGGGCAAGAAGCTCCTGCTCACCCCGGGCTTCCT GAAGCTGATCTTCGACGCCCCTGAAGAGGACCCCAATTACAGACCCCTTCCTGAGGAGCGGCCGGCCGGGGACCCTGGGGACCAGCAGTGA